The nucleotide sequence CTGCTGCGGAGGCGGAGGCCGAGGCTTCTCGGTGCGGGGAGGAAACTTCGCCTTGGCCCTGCCCGTGTTCGGAACCTGGTTCAGGGAGAGGGCCAGCAGTGCCATCGCCGCGACGTGGATCATGCGGGCATGTCTAGCATAGGCAATCCGGCTTCATTCATGATGCGGCCGGGGCTGGAGCCTCTTCCAAGGATCGAACAATGCCGGACCGGATGCCCGTGGTGTTCCTGCCGCACGGCGGCGGCCCCTGGCCCTTCGTGGACCTGGGCTTTGATGACAAGCCGGGCTTCGACGCGCTGTCGGGCTACCTGCGCTCGGTGCGCGCTGTGCCCAAGACAGGGCCCAAGGCCCTGCTGGTCATCTCGGCGCACTGGGAGGAGCCACTGCCCACGGTGATGACCGCCGAGCGCCCGCCCATGCTCTACGACTACTACGGCTTCCCGCCCGAGTCGTACGCGCTCACGTGGCCCGCGCCGGGCCATCCGAAGCTCGCCGAGCGCGTGCGGCAGCTTCTCGGGGCGGCGGGGTTCCAGACGGCGGCGGACCCTCAGCGTGGCTACGATCACGGCACCTTCGTGCCGCTCAAGCTGACGTATCCCGAGGCGGACGTGCCCGTGGTGCAGCTGTCGCTCAAGCAGGGACTGGATCCCCAGGAGCACCTGGCGATGGGGCGTGCGCTGGCGCCGCTGCGCGACGAGGGCGTGTTCATCATCGGCAGCGGGATGACGTTCCACAACCTGCGGGCGTTCATGGATCCGCGCTCGCGCGGCATTGCCGAGCAGTTCGACGCGTGGCTGCGGGAGTCGGCCACGCTGGAGCCGAAGGAGCGCGATGGCCGGCTGATCCACTGGGAGGAAGCTCCGGTGGCGCGGCTGGCGCACCCGCG is from Hyalangium minutum and encodes:
- a CDS encoding DODA-type extradiol aromatic ring-opening family dioxygenase; protein product: MPDRMPVVFLPHGGGPWPFVDLGFDDKPGFDALSGYLRSVRAVPKTGPKALLVISAHWEEPLPTVMTAERPPMLYDYYGFPPESYALTWPAPGHPKLAERVRQLLGAAGFQTAADPQRGYDHGTFVPLKLTYPEADVPVVQLSLKQGLDPQEHLAMGRALAPLRDEGVFIIGSGMTFHNLRAFMDPRSRGIAEQFDAWLRESATLEPKERDGRLIHWEEAPVARLAHPREEHLLPLMVIAGAAGSDRGTTAYNATFMGLRLSAYHFG